In a genomic window of Lycium ferocissimum isolate CSIRO_LF1 chromosome 9, AGI_CSIRO_Lferr_CH_V1, whole genome shotgun sequence:
- the LOC132031905 gene encoding uncharacterized protein LOC132031905 produces the protein MPWLICGDFNALLYSQDRLYGNPVQFTEVKEFNDCMQDLSLTELNWRGDYYTWSNKQHGDERICSRLDRAIGNFEWMLNWGHLTLEYGVPNVSSTMQHQSFIPTVQATWAQQSSTGPMRKIWHKLKILKPALKKLNAEEFKTVTQKISQARTDLAVTQEMLITHWSDDLQQEEKLIL, from the exons ATGCCATGGTTGATATGTGGTGATTTTAATGCCCTTCTCTATTCACAAGATCGACTCTATGGGAATCCAGTTCAGTTTACCGAGGTTAAGGAGTTCAATGACTGTATGCAAGACCTATCACTTACAGAATTGAACTGGAGAGGTGATTACTatacttggtccaacaagcaACATGGAGATGAGAGGATATGTAGCAGACTTGACAGAGCCATAGGGAATTTTGAATGGATGCTTAACTGGGGTCACCTTACACTAGAATATGGTGTCCCGAATGTCTCCTCGACCATGC AACACCAGTCCTTTATACCAACTGTTCAAGCTACATGGGCACAACAAAGTAGCACAGGACCAATGAGGAAAATATGGCACAAACTAAAGATCCTCAAACCAGCCCTCAAGAAATTAAATGCTGAGGAGTTCAAGACAGTTACTCAGAAAATCTCTCAAGCAAGAACTGATTTGGCTGTAACGCAGGAAATGCTGATCACTCACTGGTCTGATGATTTGCAACAGGAGGAGAAACTTATCTTGTAG
- the LOC132031904 gene encoding uncharacterized protein LOC132031904, with the protein MVGASFKRRDELCESQAKEIEEALCKGELETGRGLNRELGLARAGDTRWGSHYKSFKIFILMFGLIIDVLDAIVVNACFEEKCRAEGYLKACLTFEVVFMLHFMRTILAITNELNAAFQKKEQDIANVMLLVRVAKERLH; encoded by the coding sequence ATGGTTGGAGCTTCTTTCAAGCGTAGAGATGAACTTTGTGAATCTCAAgcaaaagaaattgaagaagcATTATGTAAAGGCGAGCTTGAAACTGGTAGGGGCTTGAATCGAGAACTAGGTCTTGCTAGAGCCGGTGATACTAGATGGGGATCTCACTAcaaatcttttaaaatttttattctGATGTTTGGTCTTATCATTGATGTACTTGATGCTATTGTTGTTAATGCCTGTTTTGAAGAAAAGTGTAGGGCAGAGGGTTATCTTAAAGCATGTTTGACATTTGAGGTTGTCTTCATGTTGCACTTCATGCGCACTATTTTAGCAATCACAAATGAGCTTAATGCAgcttttcaaaagaaagagCAAGACATTGCAAATGTCATGCTACTTGTTAGAGTGGCAAAGGAGCGACTGCACTAA
- the LOC132031903 gene encoding probable disease resistance protein At4g27220 yields the protein MLILIFATQPNYILLVYCDCFWTIMDAFLGKFVDFGVNKFKSINDFDENLETLERNVKLLSDRASDVKTNVENRERFGKKKRKREVGSWFDEVMKVEEGLRALKEEVTRGRKNGGALEKMNGRVGELLEQSKHFGTLVHDMYESEECLLLAPQVHEEKSKQNLEAIWTWLHVENVSSIGIYGMGGVGKTTLAKHIHNRPVNEIHYQVRWVTVSQGFRIKRLQDDIAKIVKLDLSDEVDELRRTAKLNRAFEERKNIVIILDDVWDRLSLEKLGDPLGVEGLGYESVARSGYRASCDSNYSLKSLADENVLSPDIELVAKSMARRCKGSPIELITLVGSMRGVTDMREWRNALKIDSLPNLVGLLSGLTELSITGCDKMKKLFPWAIFQDLKNLETLEVIECHEMEEIIAEEATDQDGSRQLGTRSDILILPKLKKLRLSFLPKWKSICEGKLVCDSLEYMRFRRCPKLKKLPFYAPTTNAHPLPALKIKVEENWWETLEWEQSHLKTLFQPHIKYLRY from the exons atgttgattttgatatttGCTACGCAACCGAATTACATTCTTTTGGTTTATTGCGATTGCTTTTGGACCATCATGGACGCTTTTCTTGGGAAGTTTGTTGATTTTGGAGTAAATAAGTTCAAAAGTATCAACGACTTTGATGAGAATTTGGAAACTCTGGAAAGAAATGTAAAGCTATTATCAGATAGAGCATCTGATGTGAAGACAAATGTTGAGAATCGAGAGCGATTtgggaagaagaagaggaaaagagAAGTTGGTTCTTGGTTTGATGAGGTTATGAAGGTCGAAGAAGGATTACGTGCGTTAAAAGAAGAAGTAACACGAGGGAGGAAAAATGGAGGTGCTTTGGAGAAGATGAATGGAAGGGTTGGAGAACTTCTAGAgcaaagtaaacattttggaaCGCTTGTACATGATATGTATGAGAGCGAGGAGTGTCTTTTACTGGCGCCTCAAGTTCACgaggaaaaatcaaaacaaaatttaGAAGCGATTTGGACATGGTTACATGTTGAAAATGTCTCAAGCATCGGTATTTATGGGATGGGAGGTGTGGGCAAAACGACTTTGGCAAAGCATATACATAATCGTCCTGTTAATGAGATTCATTATCAAGTCCGTTGGGTTACTGTTTCTCAAGGGTTTAGGATCAAAAGATTACAAGATGATATTGCCAAAATTGTAAAGCTGGACCTTTCAGATGAAGTTGATGAGCTTAGAAGGACAGCCAAATTAAACCGGGCATTCGAAGAAAGGAAGAACATTGTTATCATATTGGATGATGTCTGGGATCGCCTTAGCTTGGAGAAGTTGGGTGACCCTCTTGGTGTGGAAGGGCTAGGATATGAGAGCGTGGCGAGGTCCGGATATCGAGCTAGTTGCGATTCTAACTACTCGCTC AAGAGTCTAGCAGATGAGAATGTGCTTAGTCCAGATATCGAGCTAGTTGCGAAATCCATGGCAAGAAGGTGCAAGGGCTCGCCAATTGAGCTCATCACTTTGGTAGGAAGCATGAGAGGGGTGACTGATATGAGGGAGTGGAGGAACGCTTTGAAAATTGATTCTTTGCCAAATCTTGTTGGGCTTT TGTCGGGTCTAACAGAATTGAGTATCACAGGGTGCGATAAGATGAAGAAGTTGTTTCCATGGGCTATCTTTCAGGATCTCAAAAACCTTGAGACTCTTGAGGTAATTGAGTGTCATGAGATGGAAGAGATAATAGCAGAGGAAGCAACTGACCAAGATGGAAGTCGGCAATTAGGTACAAGAAGTGACATTCTCATCCTTCCAAAGCTAAAAAAGCTCAGACTGTCCTTCCTGCCTAAATGGAAGAGTATCTGTGAGGGAAAACTGGTCTGTGATTCCCTTGAATATATGAGGTTTCGTAGGTGCCCCAAGCTGAAGAAGCTGCCTTTCTATGCTCCCACTACAAATGCACATCCTCTTCCAGCCCTTAAaatcaaagttgaagaaaattggTGGGAAACATTGGAGTGGGAACAATCCCATCTCAAGACCCTCTTCCAACCTCACATTAAATATCTGCGCTACTAA
- the LOC132031906 gene encoding uncharacterized protein LOC132031906 — protein MECLSFPDQFITWVMECIQSVNYTILINGEGTEPFDAAKGLRQGDPMSPFLFAIAMEYLSRGLNGLEANLGKSSMYFGGVSPTQRLEMLQLSGFSCGELPFKCLGVPLSTKKLNIMQWQPLILKIVAKISSWTAKKLSYAATVEVTCGREVTTSAKKAQLLGSAEYALPNVWVHLYYIKGQDINTMQIPKQACWMIRKVIEARSTMNHVQVNIRAGKSFIRQVYFQLLGNEPRVLWRNLIFQNAARPKAKFTLWLLMHGRLLTTDRLHKWGVPVDLSCVFCHNHDESREHLFVECIYGQSLWSRLLTWIQRQPIAATG, from the exons ATGGAATGTTTATCCTTCCCTGATCAGTTCATTACTTGGGTGATGGAGTGTATCCAGTCAGTGAACTACACCATCCTGATCAATGGAGAGGGTACCGAGCCTTTTGATGCGGCCAAAGGTCTTAGACAAGGAGACCCCATGTCTCCATTCCTATTTGCAATTGCTATGGAATATCTTAGCAGAGGACTAAATG GCCTCGAAGCAAATTTAGGAAAGAGTTCAATGTATTTTGGAGGTGTATCCCCAACTCAGAGGCTGGAAATGCTACAACTATCAGGCTTTTCATGTGGTGAACTACCTTTCAAATGCTTAGGGGTTCCTTTATCCACAAAGAAATTGAACATCATGCAATGGCAACCACTTATCCTCAAAATTGTGGCGAAAATCTCTTCATGGACAGCCAAAAAGCTTTCATATGCAG CTACTGTAGAAGTTACTTGTGGTCGGGAAGTAACAACGTCAGCTAAGAAGGCTCAGTTGCTTGGCAGTGCAGAGTATGCTCTCCCAAATGT GTGGGTGCACCTATATTATATAAAAGGCCAGGACATAAACACTATGCAGATCCCCAAGCAGGCTTGTTGGATGATCAGAAAGGTGATAGAAGCAAGAAGTACCATGAACCATGTGCAAGTGAATATAAGAGCTGGGAAAAGCTTCATTAGACAAGTGTACTTTCAACTGTTAGGAAATGAACCTAGAGTCCTCTGGAGGaacttgatttttcaaaatgcAGCAAGACCAAAAGCCAAATTCACGCTATGGCTTTTGATGCACGGAAGATTGTTGACTACTGATAGGCTGCATAAATGGGGAGTACCAGTTGATCTATCGTGTGTTTTCTGCCACAACCATGATGAATCAAGAGAACATTTATTTGTTGAATGCATATATGGACAGTCGCTATGGAGTAGACTATTAACCTGGATACAGAGACAACCAATAGCTGCTACTGGATAG